The Henckelia pumila isolate YLH828 chromosome 2, ASM3356847v2, whole genome shotgun sequence genome includes a window with the following:
- the LOC140885130 gene encoding uncharacterized protein, whose protein sequence is MFPSPSVYVTAPNTPNPITKSSSSAPVSPRRKTGDSGWNVDDFEFETGKMFSGQLQFEEIRPSSGSPNGDQEDIGLGDQPKSRGRGDSLPAMAFADELFSNGLVMPLKLPPRLQYDSDFNSFSQRSTSLASSPKSPRMECRFPFGRKNAWNDGFDPFIVALQKVREEKSQHRRSRSHSPFRIVSKCPSDLCIRNKDIYDKEDIPTHRYSGPLEFKGSAYARWVRDQTREALNQQEPASPRGFIFGQPATPVELEHTKENVVGGNVASGETKVQKLKGFLLRYASFGKEKSANLVVKKGTEAKKPSYFSKLSFKFKQNGNGSGKKRMPSDKSMAVVEYKPSTSFALCLGYGVASPK, encoded by the coding sequence ATGTTTCCTTCCCCAAGTGTCTATGTAACTGCGCCTAATACACCAAACCCGATCACCAAAAGCAGCAGCAGCGCTCCGGTTAGCCCCCGAAGGAAGACGGGTGATTCGGGCTGGAATGTTGATGATTTCGAGTTTGAAACTGGCAAGATGTTCAGTGGCCAGCTGCAGTTTGAGGAAATTAGGCCGAGTTCAGGCTCTCCAAATGGTGATCAAGAAGATATTGGACTTGGAGATCAACCGAAAAGTCGAGGCCGTGGGGATTCGCTTCCTGCGATGGCGTTTGCCGATGAACTCTTCTCTAATGGCCTAGTCATGCCTCTGAAACTTCCTCCAAGGCTTCAATATGACAGTGATTTCAACAGTTTCAGCCAAAGGTCGACGTCCCTCGCGTCTTCGCCTAAGTCTCCGAGGATGGAGTGCAGATTCCCATTCGGACGTAAAAATGCTTGGAACGACGGGTTTGATCCATTTATAGTGGCTTTGCAGAAAGTGAGGGAAGAAAAATCTCAGCACAGGCGATCAAGATCACACTCACCATTCAGGATTGTATCAAAATGCCCGAGTGATCTCTGTATTCGCAATAAAGATATTTATGATAAGGAAGATATCCCAACACATAGATATAGTGGACCATTGGAATTCAAGGGCTCTGCTTATGCAAGATGGGTTCGAGACCAAACGAGAGAAGCGCTGAATCAACAGGAGCCTGCGAGCCCCAGGGGATTCATTTTCGGACAACCAGCTACGCCTGTGGAACTTGAGCATACCAAAGAGAATGTTGTTGGTGGAAATGTGGCCAGTGGGGAAACTAAGGTGCAGAAGCTGAAAGGATTTTTATTAAGGTATGCATCATTTGGCAAGGAAAAGAGTGCAAATTTGGTAGTAAAGAAAGGTACAGAGGCAAAAAAGCCAAGTTATTTCAGTAAGTTGAGCTTTAAATTCAAGCAAAATGGTAATGGGAGTGGGAAGAAGAGGATGCCTTCTGATAAGAGCATGGCAGTCGTCGAATACAAGCCTTCCACGTCGTTCGCCCTTTGCTTAGGCTACGGAGTTGCAAGCCCGAAATAG